In Candidatus Zixiibacteriota bacterium, the DNA window GCATTCAGGCCCTGACCCCCGGGCTGGCCCCGGAAGAGGCTTTGCGGCTGGCGGGCGAGTTCGACAACGAAATTGGAAAATTCCTTGAATTCGATTACGATTCCGATTTTGGATTTCTCACCGCCTGCCCGACCAATGTCGGCACCGGTATGCGCGCCTCGGTGCTTATTCATCTTCCCGGCCTGGTCATAACCAAGGATATCGACCGAGTCATCGCCAGAATCACCAAGATCGGAGTCGTTGTGCGCGGTTTTTACGGCGAGGGAACCGATGTGCTGGGAAATCTTTTTCAGATTTCCAACCAGACCACGCTCGGCGTCATGGAGAACGATATTCTGGAACTTATTCGCAGCGTGGCGCGTTCCATTATCGAGGATGAGGCTGTTGCGCGTGACCGACTTATGCAGGAGGCTCCCAACCAGATCATCGACAAAATCTGGCGCGCTTACGGCATTTTAAAATATGCCCGGGCACTGACCTCCGAGGAGGTCATGAATCTTCTTTCGGCCCTGAGGCTGGGGGTCGCCATGAACATCATCAATTTCATAGAAGTATCGTCGATAAATGAAATATTGCTTCTCTCGCAGCCGGCTCATTTGCAAAAATATCTTGGAAAAGATTTGAACCCGGACGAGCGTGATGTTGTTAGAGCAGAGATGGTGAGAGAAAAATTGAAGTGATTCAGAACAGAATTGAAAGAAATTGCACTTATAGGAAACTTTGAGAATATCGATGGCTGGGATGTTTACAGAGTTGGCTCGCAAGGCGATTGAATACGCCCGCGATGAAGCCGCCCGGCTTCGTCATGACCATATCGGCACCGAGCATCTCCTGCTGGGGCTGATTCGCCTCGGGGAGGGGCGAGCAGTCGAGATCATCAACAATCTCGGCCTTGATTTAAAGGAGTTAAAGGACTCAATTGAGAAGTCTGCCCAGCCGGCGGGCGGCACGATGACCATGGGCCAGCTGCCTTTGACCGCCCGGGCGAAAAATACGCTTCAGCTTTGCGACGAGGAAGCTCGCGCCCTGGAGTCGGAGGATTTAGACACCGAGCATCTCCTGCTGGCCATGCTCGCAGATGAAAAAACATCAGCGTCCCGAGTGATGTCAAAATATAAAATCACGTATTGGGATGTTTTGGATGAGCTTGAGAATATTCGGAATAAGGAGATTTCTTAATTATAAAAGAAATCGTAATGAATCAAACCAAAGTTGAAAATAATTGTTTATATAGGATGGTGAAATAAGATGAACGAGATGTTTACAGAGTTGGCTCGCAAGGCGATTGAATACGCCCGCGATGAAGCCGCCCGGCTTCGTCATGACTATATCGGCACCGAGCATCTCCTGCTGGGGCTGATTCGCCTCGGGGAGGGGCGAGCAGTCGAGATCATCAACAATCTCGGTCTCGAAATACAGGACCTGAAAGCCTCGGTGGAGGAGGTTGTTCAGCCGGCCGGCGGCACGATGACCATGGGCCAGCTGCCTCTGACCGCTCGGGCGAAAAAGACGCTCGAGGTCTCCGGACAGGAGGCGCGTGCCCTGAAGTCCAAGGACATCGATACCGAGCATATCCTTCTGGCCCTGCTCAAGGATGAAGAGGGAGTGGCGGCGCAGGTACTGTCGATGTACGAAATCGACTATAAAGAAGTTTACGAAGAACTCAAGAATATTCAGAGCGGGAAACCCTCTTCATTTAAGAGGAAACGGAAAAAATCAAAAACCCCGGCGCTGGATCATTTCGGACGCGACCTGACCGAACTGGCCCGCCGCGGGCGTCTTGACCCGATTATCGGCCGGGAGGATGAAATCGAACGAGTCAGCCAGATACTTTCCCGCCGGAAAAAGAACAACCCGGTCCTTATCGGCGAACCGGGCGTCGGCAAGACCGCCATTGCCGAAGGATTGGCGCAGCGCATTGTCGAGGGGAAAATACCCCAGACGCTGGAAAACAAGCGGCTGGTCACTCTCGATATGGCCTCGCTGGTGGCCGGTACCAAGTACCGCGGCCAGTTCGAGGAACGCCTCAAAGCGGTCATGCAGGAGATTATTAATTCCAAGGATGTTATCATTTTCATCGATGAACTGCACACCATCGTCGGCGCCGGCGGCGCCGAGGGTTCGCTCGATGCCAGCAATATTTTCAAACCGGCTCTGTCGCGCGGCGAATTGCAGTGTATCGGCGCCACCACGCTGAACGAGTACCGCAAGTACATAGAGAAAGACGGCGCCCTGGACCGTCGTTTCCAGACGGTCATGGTCGAGGCTCCCTCGACCGAGAATACCGTCCAGATTCTCAAAGGTTTGCGCCATAAGTACGAAGAACATCACAAGCTGGTAATCTCCGATGAGGCGATTGAAGCGTCGGTGAAACTCTCCAACCGATATATCACCGGCAAATTCCAGCCCGATAAGGCGCTTGATGTTGTCGATGAGGCAGGCAGCCGGGCGCACCTGGCCACGTTCGCCAAACCGCGGGAATTCAGCGATATCGAGAACGAAATTACCCGCCTTCAGGAGGAAAAGGAAAAGGCGGTCAAGAACCAGGCTTTCGAACGGGCCGCTCAGCTCCGCGATGAACTGAAATTCAAAAAGGAGAAGCTGGCCGAGATGAAGAAAGACTGGAATGACCAGCGCGATAAACAGCGCACGGTGCTTCGCGAGGAGGATATTGCGGCGGTCGTTTCCAAAATGACCGGTATTCCGCTGTTCCGTCTCGAGGAAAAGGAATCGCGCCGCCTGCTCCGCATGGAGGAGGAACTCAGGAAACGGATTATCGGGCAGGATGACGCGATCCTGTCCATCACCCGCGCCATCCGCCGCGCCCGCGCCGGACTGGGCGACCCGCGCCGTCCCATCGGCTCGTTCATCTTCCTGGGACCGACCGGTGTCGGCAAAACCGAACTGGCCCGCGCTCTGGCGGGGTTCCTGTTCGAAGATTCCGACTCCCTCATCCGTATCGATATGTCGGAGTACATGGAGAAATTTGCCGTGTCGCGCTTGATCGGCGCGCCTCCGGGATATGTCGGATATGAAGAGGGCGGCCAATTGACCGAGAAAGTACGGCGTCGCCCGTACTCGGTAGTGCTGCTCGATGAAATCGAGAAGGCTCATCCGGATGTATTCAATATCCTGCTGCAATTGATGGATGACGGCTCGCTCACCGATTCTTTCGGTCGCCGGGTCGATTTCCGCAACACGGTCGTGATTATGACCTCCAATATCGGCACCCGCCGCATCAAAGACGGCAAAACCATGGGGTTCGGCGCCGAGAAGGAGGATGCCTCGTACGATTCGATGAAAAAGAAAGTCACCGAGGAACTGCGCAAGATGTTCAACCCGGAACTCCTGAACCGCATCGACGAGACGGTAGTATTCCATTCGCTCGACATCGACCATATCAAGCTGATTGTCGATATTCTGGTGGCCGATGTGGCCAAACGTCTGGCCGAAAAAGGTATCAGTTTCGTGTTGACCGACCCGGCGCGCGAATTTTTGGCCCACAATGGGTATGATCCGATGCTGGGTGCTCGTCCGCTTAAACGGGCGATACAGAAGTACCTTGAGGATCCTCTGGCCGAGGAGCTTCTGCGCGGTC includes these proteins:
- a CDS encoding protein arginine kinase, producing the protein MFEDMAGNLTGWLSGVGEESMVVLSTRVRLARNLAGCIYPSAADSATREKVVGYFDSAYGHSEKLAAGKFHRASELSRQDRDFLIERHLMSPTFMQDDGAGALFVGHQEQISIMINEEDHFRIQALTPGLAPEEALRLAGEFDNEIGKFLEFDYDSDFGFLTACPTNVGTGMRASVLIHLPGLVITKDIDRVIARITKIGVVVRGFYGEGTDVLGNLFQISNQTTLGVMENDILELIRSVARSIIEDEAVARDRLMQEAPNQIIDKIWRAYGILKYARALTSEEVMNLLSALRLGVAMNIINFIEVSSINEILLLSQPAHLQKYLGKDLNPDERDVVRAEMVREKLK
- a CDS encoding ATP-dependent Clp protease ATP-binding subunit, which produces MNEMFTELARKAIEYARDEAARLRHDYIGTEHLLLGLIRLGEGRAVEIINNLGLEIQDLKASVEEVVQPAGGTMTMGQLPLTARAKKTLEVSGQEARALKSKDIDTEHILLALLKDEEGVAAQVLSMYEIDYKEVYEELKNIQSGKPSSFKRKRKKSKTPALDHFGRDLTELARRGRLDPIIGREDEIERVSQILSRRKKNNPVLIGEPGVGKTAIAEGLAQRIVEGKIPQTLENKRLVTLDMASLVAGTKYRGQFEERLKAVMQEIINSKDVIIFIDELHTIVGAGGAEGSLDASNIFKPALSRGELQCIGATTLNEYRKYIEKDGALDRRFQTVMVEAPSTENTVQILKGLRHKYEEHHKLVISDEAIEASVKLSNRYITGKFQPDKALDVVDEAGSRAHLATFAKPREFSDIENEITRLQEEKEKAVKNQAFERAAQLRDELKFKKEKLAEMKKDWNDQRDKQRTVLREEDIAAVVSKMTGIPLFRLEEKESRRLLRMEEELRKRIIGQDDAILSITRAIRRARAGLGDPRRPIGSFIFLGPTGVGKTELARALAGFLFEDSDSLIRIDMSEYMEKFAVSRLIGAPPGYVGYEEGGQLTEKVRRRPYSVVLLDEIEKAHPDVFNILLQLMDDGSLTDSFGRRVDFRNTVVIMTSNIGTRRIKDGKTMGFGAEKEDASYDSMKKKVTEELRKMFNPELLNRIDETVVFHSLDIDHIKLIVDILVADVAKRLAEKGISFVLTDPAREFLAHNGYDPMLGARPLKRAIQKYLEDPLAEELLRGQFAGDCNLNIGANAEKLLFTFNDRPAVDKKQEPVAK